A portion of the bacterium genome contains these proteins:
- a CDS encoding GGDEF domain-containing protein, translating to MSLYHASAELQFSKPLPALLKSILRGLKSGTGISKAAILIKDESSFSLLGASSIGLSEEKVAKTSVLLTLEEESDLLRFSHTTHTLTEAIPAPERLLELFEKEFDLKTPEMIALEIRDNLVGVLVFERPAADLLREILTIFARQTALTIENAKLFTKVEEMALKDTLTGLYNRRYFNQILDYELNRAKRYHQPLSLIFLDLDHFKEINDQFGHSVGDQFLKQIAQKLSGLFRTTDLVARYAGDEFIAILPATAADGAMILARRLQETLGNYQIMVRGKTLKVSVSIGVDTYEGTEGIGGVTFIDRADKAMYEAKAGGRNCVRSFQQIAQTLAG from the coding sequence ATGTCATTGTATCACGCCAGCGCCGAGCTCCAGTTCTCCAAACCCCTGCCCGCCCTCCTCAAGTCGATCCTCCGCGGCCTCAAGAGCGGCACCGGCATCTCCAAGGCCGCCATCCTCATCAAGGACGAGTCCTCCTTCAGCCTGCTCGGCGCCTCCTCCATCGGCCTCTCCGAGGAGAAGGTCGCCAAGACCAGCGTGCTGCTGACCCTCGAGGAGGAGTCGGACCTCCTGCGTTTCTCCCACACCACCCACACCCTGACCGAGGCCATCCCCGCCCCGGAACGCCTTTTGGAACTGTTCGAGAAGGAATTCGACCTGAAGACCCCCGAAATGATCGCCCTGGAGATCCGCGACAACCTGGTGGGGGTCCTGGTCTTCGAGCGGCCCGCCGCCGACCTCCTGCGGGAGATCCTGACCATCTTCGCCCGGCAGACCGCCCTGACCATCGAGAACGCCAAGCTCTTCACCAAGGTCGAGGAGATGGCCCTCAAGGACACCCTGACCGGCCTCTATAACCGCCGCTACTTCAACCAGATCCTGGACTACGAGCTCAACCGGGCCAAGCGCTACCACCAGCCCCTTTCCCTGATATTCCTGGACCTGGACCATTTCAAGGAGATCAACGACCAGTTCGGCCACTCGGTCGGGGACCAGTTCCTGAAGCAAATCGCCCAGAAACTGTCCGGTCTCTTCCGGACCACCGACCTGGTGGCCCGTTATGCCGGGGACGAATTCATCGCCATCCTGCCCGCCACCGCCGCCGACGGGGCCATGATCCTGGCCCGCCGCCTGCAGGAGACCCTGGGCAACTACCAGATCATGGTGCGTGGCAAGACCCTGAAGGTCTCGGTCTCGATCGGGGTGGACACCTATGAGGGCACCGAGGGCATCGGCGGGGTGACCTTCATCGACCGCGCCGACAAGGCCATGTACGAGGCCAAGGCCGGCGGCCGCAACTGCGTCCGGAGCTTCCAGCAGATCGCCCAAACCCTGGCGGGCTGA
- the galE gene encoding UDP-glucose 4-epimerase GalE, producing the protein MSKRPVVLITGGAGYIGSHAVREARNNGFEPVCYDNLSTGHAWAVQGFTLVKGELADRKKLLAAFKKFKPVAVMHFASHIAVGESVADPQKYYRDNLTNAMNLLSVMLERKVRFFILSSTAATYGDPVEVPIPESHPQVPVNPYGDSKWMLERILTWYDKAYGLRSTFLRYFNAAGADASGAIGEVHDPETHLIPLVLDAAMGRRPQISVFGEDYPTPDGTCVRDYIHVTDLAGAHFLALKRMMEKDKSDFFNLGTGKGYSVKEVIEKTEEVTGKKVPVAKGPRRAGDPPELVAKSSKAMEVLGWKPVHSDLENILRTAWAWHQNYFGKKKAKK; encoded by the coding sequence TTGAGCAAGCGTCCCGTTGTCCTCATCACGGGTGGGGCCGGTTATATCGGGAGCCACGCGGTCCGCGAAGCCCGGAACAACGGCTTCGAGCCCGTCTGCTACGACAACCTCTCCACCGGCCACGCCTGGGCGGTCCAGGGCTTCACCCTGGTCAAGGGGGAATTGGCCGACCGCAAGAAGCTCCTGGCCGCCTTCAAGAAATTCAAGCCGGTCGCGGTGATGCACTTCGCCTCCCACATCGCGGTGGGTGAATCGGTGGCCGATCCCCAGAAGTATTACCGGGACAACCTCACGAACGCCATGAACCTGCTGTCGGTCATGCTGGAGCGGAAGGTGCGCTTCTTCATCCTTTCCTCCACCGCCGCCACCTACGGCGATCCGGTGGAGGTGCCCATCCCCGAATCCCATCCTCAGGTCCCGGTGAACCCCTATGGGGACTCCAAGTGGATGCTGGAGCGGATCCTCACCTGGTACGACAAGGCCTATGGCCTGCGTTCCACCTTCCTTCGCTATTTCAACGCCGCGGGCGCTGACGCTTCTGGGGCCATCGGCGAGGTCCACGATCCCGAGACCCATCTCATCCCCCTGGTGCTGGACGCGGCCATGGGACGTCGGCCCCAGATCAGCGTCTTCGGGGAGGATTACCCAACCCCCGACGGAACCTGTGTGCGGGATTACATCCACGTGACCGACCTGGCGGGCGCCCATTTTTTGGCCCTGAAACGCATGATGGAGAAGGACAAGAGCGACTTCTTCAACCTGGGGACGGGCAAGGGCTATTCGGTGAAAGAGGTCATCGAGAAGACGGAAGAGGTCACGGGGAAGAAGGTGCCCGTGGCGAAGGGTCCGCGTCGCGCCGGGGACCCGCCGGAGTTGGTGGCGAAGTCATCGAAGGCCATGGAGGTCCTGGGCTGGAAGCCGGTCCATTCGGACCTGGAGAACATCCTGAGGACGGCCTGGGCCTGGCACCAGAATTACTTTGGGAAGAAGAAGGCCAAAAAATGA
- the orn gene encoding oligoribonuclease, with the protein MPQSSTHLVWMDLEMSGLDPKTCVILEIACLITDKDLNLVAQGPSIAVHQPDSVLDHMDDWNKKHHGESGLTKAVKESAISLEEAEKRILDFVREHCAERSSPLCGNTIYQDRRFLIEYMPKLEAYLHYRLVDVSTIKELVKRWYGPDFQAPLKKQKHKALDDILETVEELKFYREKVFIKTNG; encoded by the coding sequence ATGCCCCAATCGAGCACCCACCTGGTCTGGATGGACCTGGAGATGTCCGGCCTGGACCCCAAGACCTGCGTCATCCTGGAGATCGCCTGCCTGATCACCGACAAGGACCTGAACCTGGTGGCCCAGGGCCCCTCCATCGCCGTCCACCAGCCCGACTCGGTGCTGGACCACATGGACGACTGGAACAAGAAGCACCATGGGGAATCGGGGCTGACGAAGGCGGTGAAAGAATCGGCCATTTCCCTGGAAGAGGCCGAAAAGAGGATCCTGGACTTCGTGCGGGAGCATTGCGCCGAGCGGTCGAGCCCGCTCTGCGGGAACACCATCTACCAGGACCGGCGGTTCCTCATCGAGTACATGCCGAAGTTGGAGGCCTATCTTCATTACCGGCTGGTGGACGTTTCGACCATCAAGGAACTGGTGAAACGCTGGTACGGACCCGATTTCCAGGCGCCCTTGAAGAAGCAGAAGCACAAGGCCTTGGACGACATCCTGGAGACCGTGGAAGAGCTGAAGTTCTATCGGGAAAAGGTCTTCATCAAGACCAACGGCTGA
- the def gene encoding peptide deformylase, translating into MAVRPVLTYPHPALKEKAPDVPPTDPRVAQALADLTDTLLAHPGCVGLAATQIGHAVRCLVVDVSRSNRGHESQGLLKLVDPKVLEATQWKAGREGCLSFPDLLANVKRAQKLTLEAWNEKGEKVQVRSQGFEAVALQHEMDHLDGILFLDRIRSSKDLFERRKTPTT; encoded by the coding sequence ATGGCCGTCCGCCCCGTCCTCACCTACCCCCATCCCGCCTTGAAGGAAAAGGCCCCCGATGTCCCGCCGACGGACCCCCGCGTGGCCCAGGCCCTGGCGGACCTGACCGACACCCTGCTGGCCCATCCGGGATGCGTGGGGCTGGCCGCCACCCAGATCGGCCACGCGGTGCGCTGCCTGGTGGTGGATGTTTCCCGCTCCAACCGGGGACATGAGAGCCAAGGCCTCCTCAAGCTGGTGGACCCGAAGGTGTTGGAAGCCACCCAATGGAAGGCCGGCCGGGAGGGCTGCCTGAGCTTCCCCGACCTTCTGGCCAACGTGAAGCGGGCCCAGAAACTGACCCTGGAGGCCTGGAACGAAAAGGGGGAAAAGGTCCAGGTGCGGTCCCAAGGGTTCGAGGCCGTGGCCCTCCAGCACGAGATGGACCACCTGGACGGCATCCTCTTCCTGGACCGGATCCGCTCGTCGAAGGACCTTTTTGAGCGAAGGAAGACACCGACGACCTAG
- a CDS encoding ACT domain-containing protein, whose amino-acid sequence MKPLIAISAIGQDRPGIVAALSKVLFEVGCNLEDSSMTRLRGDFAVLLLVSLPEGLALSQLEEALGAVAGKLGLTHSVRVLNPSEAAASKDAGLPHTLVVYGLDHPGIVYRVTQAAADRKMNITDLRTHVTNGPSGPLYSLAVDLDAPDAASAAAFAKDLEALKKELKVEITFQAQDTEEL is encoded by the coding sequence ATGAAACCCCTCATCGCCATTTCCGCCATCGGCCAGGACCGCCCCGGCATCGTGGCCGCGCTGTCCAAGGTGCTTTTCGAAGTGGGTTGCAACCTGGAGGATTCCAGCATGACCCGCCTGCGCGGGGATTTCGCGGTGCTGCTCCTGGTCTCCCTGCCCGAGGGCTTGGCCCTCTCCCAGTTGGAGGAGGCCCTCGGGGCCGTGGCCGGAAAGCTCGGCCTGACCCACTCGGTGCGGGTGCTCAACCCCTCCGAGGCCGCCGCTTCGAAGGACGCGGGCCTTCCCCACACCCTGGTGGTCTATGGCCTCGACCATCCGGGGATCGTCTATCGGGTCACCCAGGCCGCCGCCGACCGGAAGATGAACATCACCGACCTTCGCACCCACGTGACGAACGGCCCCTCGGGCCCGCTCTATTCACTGGCGGTGGACCTGGACGCGCCGGACGCCGCTTCCGCCGCGGCCTTCGCCAAGGACCTGGAGGCGCTCAAGAAGGAACTGAAGGTGGAGATCACCTTCCAGGCCCAGGACACGGAAGAACTCTGA
- a CDS encoding YbhB/YbcL family Raf kinase inhibitor-like protein, with the protein MRFTSDSFSDGSRLRDEYTFLKPHLSHHAELARNRNPHFSWGEMPEGTKSLAIIMQDMDAPTSRDFVNKVGKVVPYEYPRTEFYHWGVVDLDPKTFIQQAEFSKEVTVKGKPGPAGPRGTRHAINDFTEWYKGNAIMEGTYCGYDGPAPPWNDEKLHTYIFTLYALKEKRCPVEGNFTCKDILNAMTGLVLDKATLKCTFAIFPKARA; encoded by the coding sequence ATGCGATTCACCAGCGATAGCTTCAGCGACGGTTCCCGTTTGAGGGACGAGTACACCTTCCTCAAGCCCCACCTCAGCCACCACGCGGAGTTGGCCAGGAACCGGAACCCCCATTTCTCCTGGGGCGAGATGCCCGAAGGCACCAAATCCCTCGCCATCATCATGCAGGACATGGATGCCCCCACCAGCCGGGACTTCGTGAACAAGGTGGGGAAGGTGGTCCCCTACGAATATCCCCGCACCGAGTTCTACCATTGGGGGGTGGTGGACCTGGACCCCAAGACCTTCATCCAGCAGGCCGAATTCAGCAAAGAGGTCACGGTCAAGGGCAAGCCCGGCCCGGCCGGTCCCCGCGGGACCCGGCATGCCATCAATGATTTCACCGAGTGGTACAAGGGGAACGCCATCATGGAAGGCACCTACTGCGGCTATGACGGCCCCGCGCCGCCCTGGAACGACGAGAAGCTCCACACCTATATCTTCACCCTTTATGCCTTGAAGGAAAAACGTTGCCCGGTCGAGGGCAACTTCACCTGCAAGGACATCCTGAACGCCATGACGGGCTTGGTGCTGGACAAGGCCACGCTCAAGTGCACCTTCGCCATTTTCCCGAAGGCCAGGGCCTAA
- the sixA gene encoding phosphohistidine phosphatase SixA yields MKLFLLRHGQAAHAEQDSLRSLTTQGKDEVRRIGEHLRNQGIQVAAAWHSPKTRAVETARIFLEASGGADAAQAERDDLKPEGDVESVLRDLASFAGESLVLVTHLPFVADLAQALDPAADAMTFPTAGLAAFEKRGGNWKWLWSLDPKALP; encoded by the coding sequence ATGAAACTTTTCCTTTTACGCCATGGACAAGCCGCCCACGCCGAACAAGATTCCCTTCGGAGCCTCACGACCCAGGGAAAGGACGAAGTACGGAGGATCGGGGAACATTTGCGGAACCAGGGGATCCAGGTCGCCGCGGCTTGGCACAGCCCCAAGACCCGGGCCGTGGAGACCGCGAGGATCTTCCTGGAGGCTTCGGGGGGCGCGGATGCGGCCCAGGCCGAAAGGGACGACCTGAAACCGGAGGGCGACGTCGAATCGGTCCTGCGGGACCTGGCTTCCTTCGCGGGGGAGTCGCTGGTCTTGGTGACCCACTTGCCCTTCGTGGCCGACCTGGCCCAGGCGCTGGACCCGGCCGCGGACGCCATGACCTTCCCCACCGCCGGGCTGGCCGCCTTCGAGAAGCGCGGCGGGAACTGGAAATGGCTCTGGTCGCTGGACCCTAAGGCGCTGCCTTAG
- a CDS encoding GH1 family beta-glucosidase, with amino-acid sequence MASFVQFPKDFLWGAATSSFQIEGSPLADGAAKSNWYGYTQTPGKIANGDTADLACDHYHRYKEDVVLMKEMGLQSYRFSFSWPRIVPERGKVNPKGLDFYKRLLDELHKAGITPNATLFHWEIPDWAEGGWVNRETALAFNEYAEVLFKNFGKDIPFWATQNESAVTAQLGYLFGYFPPGHVDKKEFALATHHLNLGHGLAMKTFKGMGLKGKIGTVAALALFYTLSGSAEDKAWAKNMQALLVESFLDPMAGKGYPEFFFKFTGESPSYYEKDLKSIAHPLDFLGVNHYFPNYAKEAPGLNIFDNDFSMPDGMPINDLKWPIVPEALYDLLMHLKKAYGWDMYITENGILTRDSERSMEEILQDDVRVDYLGRYLAQAKRAIADGAPLKGYYAWSFMDNFEWCHGYDPRFGLIHVDFKTLKRTFKKSAHWYKKVIQDNGFDLAGLPKNPPHKIHHAEGAAARNF; translated from the coding sequence ATGGCCTCCTTCGTCCAATTCCCCAAGGATTTCCTCTGGGGCGCCGCCACCAGTTCCTTCCAGATCGAAGGCAGCCCGCTGGCCGACGGCGCGGCCAAGAGCAACTGGTATGGTTATACCCAGACCCCCGGCAAGATCGCCAACGGCGACACGGCGGACCTGGCCTGCGATCATTACCATCGTTATAAGGAGGATGTGGTCCTGATGAAAGAGATGGGCCTCCAGAGCTACCGCTTCTCTTTTTCCTGGCCGCGCATCGTCCCCGAACGCGGGAAGGTGAACCCAAAAGGGCTGGACTTCTATAAGAGGCTTTTGGACGAGCTCCATAAGGCGGGCATCACCCCCAACGCCACCCTCTTCCATTGGGAGATCCCGGACTGGGCCGAGGGCGGCTGGGTCAACCGCGAGACCGCGCTGGCCTTCAACGAATACGCCGAGGTGCTCTTCAAGAACTTCGGCAAGGACATCCCCTTCTGGGCCACCCAGAACGAGTCCGCCGTGACCGCCCAACTGGGTTATCTCTTCGGCTATTTCCCGCCGGGCCACGTGGACAAGAAGGAATTCGCCCTCGCGACCCACCACCTGAACCTGGGGCATGGCCTGGCCATGAAGACCTTCAAGGGCATGGGCCTGAAGGGCAAGATCGGGACCGTCGCCGCCCTGGCCCTCTTCTATACCTTGAGCGGCTCGGCCGAGGACAAGGCCTGGGCCAAGAACATGCAGGCCCTGCTGGTGGAAAGCTTCCTGGACCCCATGGCGGGGAAGGGCTATCCCGAGTTCTTCTTCAAGTTCACCGGGGAGTCCCCTTCCTATTATGAGAAGGACCTGAAGTCCATCGCCCACCCCCTCGACTTCCTGGGGGTGAACCACTATTTCCCGAACTACGCCAAAGAAGCCCCGGGCCTGAACATCTTCGACAACGACTTCTCCATGCCCGACGGGATGCCCATCAACGACCTCAAGTGGCCCATCGTGCCCGAGGCCCTCTACGACCTTTTGATGCACCTTAAGAAGGCCTATGGATGGGACATGTACATCACGGAGAACGGCATCCTGACCCGGGATTCGGAGCGTTCGATGGAAGAGATCCTGCAGGACGACGTGCGGGTGGATTACCTGGGACGCTACCTGGCCCAGGCCAAGCGGGCCATCGCCGACGGCGCGCCGCTCAAGGGCTATTACGCCTGGAGCTTCATGGACAATTTCGAGTGGTGCCACGGCTACGACCCGCGCTTTGGCCTCATCCACGTGGACTTCAAGACCCTGAAGCGCACCTTCAAGAAGAGCGCCCATTGGTACAAGAAGGTCATCCAGGACAACGGGTTCGACCTGGCCGGTCTCCCCAAGAACCCGCCCCACAAGATCCACCACGCAGAAGGCGCGGCGGCGCGGAACTTCTGA
- a CDS encoding glycosyltransferase family 39 protein has protein sequence MTLTSPALLPLSALLAALGQWALAQGAHPVTLALGLTAYGAALFLFLGSLEKTPPRPPAPLAPRTEAAFFILILLLAAVLRLDRLGEVPEGLYYDPAGLGLAALRLLHEGIRPPFILGDFAPVPSLVVYPLAAWFALVGSSQAHLVLFFALVSFATFPLVYWTFRPWAGPRIALGTLFFLAVMRWDLTFSRNGYLNILVPFFMFGTLAFLTKALRSGKVLDFVLAGIFFAGGLYGYQAYKVFLALVPFLLLLEERGQPGLLRRRRAGLIWFGAVFLLLAWPVFQDWMGHGLFKGREKELFIGSAVAEQGSLGPLWNKVVSTALMFNAIGDPHPRNNIPGHRVLDDISGPFFVFGLAWALGRRRQRPQALALTGFLVMLLPGLLTRDPAQLHRMIGAAPFAAFFIAQGWELWKARALRLGPKRAGWVTAAAGLLALGALALNTRTYFGTQAHDPECWKAHSIEPTWVGHWIEEHPDRSYRLAPAFYLHYSTEFLAYDRSRQVAELDLAHGALAFDPAFSKVCFALDRGKGPTLELLKSFYPGGETETLQDPDGFPLANLYTVSTPGKPLRFARGLRGQVTSTTPMAPRSDPLINFTNLGDLGGVRPPFAMEWRGTLEAPVSGDYSFHLVTSDEGSLRVDGRTLGDGPVALKAGPHAVVLRLERASDPQVAMDFHWLWKRPGRDRFEVVPNSCLGKLP, from the coding sequence ATGACCCTGACCTCTCCCGCTCTCCTCCCCCTGTCGGCCCTGCTGGCCGCGCTGGGCCAATGGGCCCTGGCCCAAGGCGCCCACCCGGTGACCTTGGCCTTGGGACTGACCGCCTATGGGGCGGCGCTTTTCCTTTTCCTGGGAAGCCTGGAGAAGACGCCCCCCCGGCCGCCCGCGCCCCTGGCCCCCCGGACCGAAGCCGCCTTTTTCATCCTCATTCTCCTCTTGGCCGCCGTCTTGAGGCTGGACCGCCTTGGAGAGGTTCCCGAGGGGCTTTATTACGACCCGGCGGGGTTGGGGTTGGCCGCCCTGCGGCTTTTGCATGAAGGGATCCGTCCCCCTTTCATCCTGGGCGACTTCGCCCCCGTGCCTTCCCTGGTGGTCTATCCCCTGGCCGCCTGGTTCGCCCTGGTGGGATCCAGCCAAGCCCACCTGGTGCTTTTCTTCGCCCTGGTCTCGTTCGCCACTTTTCCCCTGGTCTACTGGACCTTCCGCCCATGGGCCGGGCCCCGGATCGCCCTGGGGACGCTCTTTTTCCTGGCCGTCATGCGCTGGGACCTGACCTTCAGCCGCAACGGCTACCTGAACATCCTGGTGCCCTTCTTCATGTTCGGGACCCTGGCGTTCCTGACCAAGGCCTTGCGGTCGGGAAAGGTCCTGGACTTCGTCCTGGCGGGGATCTTTTTTGCCGGAGGGCTCTATGGCTACCAGGCCTATAAGGTCTTCTTGGCCCTGGTCCCCTTCCTCCTTTTGCTGGAGGAGCGGGGCCAGCCGGGGCTCTTGCGGCGCCGCCGGGCCGGTTTGATCTGGTTCGGCGCGGTCTTCCTGCTCCTGGCTTGGCCGGTCTTTCAGGACTGGATGGGTCACGGCCTGTTCAAAGGGCGGGAAAAGGAACTCTTCATCGGCAGCGCCGTCGCCGAGCAGGGAAGCCTGGGCCCCCTTTGGAACAAGGTCGTGAGCACCGCCCTGATGTTCAACGCCATCGGCGACCCCCACCCCCGGAACAACATCCCCGGGCATCGGGTACTGGACGACATCTCGGGCCCGTTCTTCGTTTTCGGGTTGGCCTGGGCGCTGGGCCGCCGGCGGCAAAGGCCCCAAGCCCTGGCCCTGACGGGCTTCCTGGTGATGCTGCTCCCCGGCCTGCTGACCCGGGACCCGGCCCAATTGCACCGCATGATCGGAGCCGCCCCCTTCGCGGCCTTCTTCATCGCCCAAGGCTGGGAACTCTGGAAGGCCCGGGCCCTTCGTCTTGGGCCCAAGCGTGCGGGATGGGTGACGGCCGCGGCGGGCCTGCTGGCGTTGGGAGCCTTGGCCTTGAACACCCGGACCTATTTCGGGACCCAAGCCCACGACCCCGAATGCTGGAAGGCCCATTCCATCGAGCCCACCTGGGTGGGGCACTGGATCGAGGAACACCCGGACCGCTCCTACCGCCTGGCCCCGGCCTTTTACCTGCACTACAGCACCGAGTTCCTGGCCTACGACCGGTCCCGCCAGGTCGCCGAGCTGGACCTGGCCCACGGAGCCTTGGCCTTCGACCCCGCTTTCTCCAAGGTCTGTTTCGCCCTGGACCGGGGAAAGGGTCCGACCCTGGAGCTCTTGAAGTCCTTTTATCCGGGCGGGGAGACGGAAACCCTGCAGGACCCGGACGGCTTTCCCTTGGCCAACCTCTATACCGTCTCCACGCCGGGCAAACCCTTACGCTTCGCCCGGGGATTGCGGGGCCAGGTCACTTCCACGACCCCCATGGCCCCGCGGTCGGACCCGCTCATCAACTTCACGAATTTGGGGGACTTGGGCGGTGTTCGGCCGCCCTTCGCGATGGAATGGCGTGGGACCTTGGAAGCGCCGGTGTCCGGGGATTATTCATTTCATTTGGTGACGTCGGACGAGGGGAGCTTGCGGGTGGACGGCCGGACCCTGGGCGACGGGCCTGTCGCCTTGAAAGCGGGCCCCCACGCGGTGGTCTTGCGGCTGGAACGCGCTTCGGACCCGCAGGTCGCCATGGACTTCCATTGGCTTTGGAAAAGGCCGGGGAGGGATAGGTTCGAGGTCGTCCCGAATAGTTGCCTGGGGAAGCTGCCCTAA
- a CDS encoding glycosyltransferase family 39 protein: protein MRNPLLFFLGLAALGQGFLAQAQTPWTLWPGLLLLLAGAAGFAAQSPAPPARDEKIRGEAFWFLAILGLAAFFRLYHLDDIPPGQWVDSSSDGLGGLRILHDHWRPFLEDDYSTHPAYLFYLCALWFKFMPATVHSLRLFYVLLALVPFPLIYWTFRQWAGPFTALAGLFLLAVMRMDASYSHIGYPVNHVAFFIFGTLAFWLHGLRTGKAWAFPLAGAFFALGFYTYHGYKVFGLMAPLLLILEALRDRDLLRRNTRGLALGAAVAFLLLSPLLVHWFSQGSVGRYEMGLFIGPEIARAKSLAPLFHNLAAYALQFNRRGDPASYANFQGHRMFDDGTAVLWVLGFGIALRSYRERWALDALLACAVLSLNGLLTLDPTSVRRVLSLTPFLAYLAALAVATFRRSFPSLSREAKAFALVAGALALGGQNFHQYFFSLAQDPVFRNDSDIALTRVGQRIAAEGDRYDFCLSPRFFAHRTIQFLDQDHPEDYAKLDWPGGLVFPPCAPQKNGVCFVMDEGKAGWTALLKALYPKARVEEVRDGEGPVLATWLTVSREELAAVRGLSERTRGGRELVHPRFPADLSPQSGTRLFHGCFFAGAGGSYRFQAGPGCAASFTLDGRKLRPGEDVRLDRGFQSIALDLRVERRKKPQLFFQRDGGSWTPLDQDHLTWFPLDRGLRAEYGEPGGSRTIQWDPVVNFTYKSDFADPGGLCAWTGRLEAPEKGRYAFLLLSESGDEARLKLDGKEVLPGQGPVEVPLSQGSHSLDLELRMAPGYFSALTLAWKRPGQDKFEVIPNAYFGKVAPSR from the coding sequence ATGCGAAACCCCCTCCTCTTCTTCCTCGGCCTGGCCGCCCTGGGCCAAGGCTTCCTGGCCCAGGCCCAGACCCCCTGGACCCTTTGGCCCGGCCTTCTCCTATTGCTGGCGGGCGCCGCGGGTTTCGCGGCTCAAAGCCCGGCCCCGCCGGCCCGGGACGAAAAGATCCGGGGGGAGGCCTTCTGGTTCCTGGCGATCCTCGGCCTGGCCGCCTTCTTCCGCCTCTATCACCTGGACGACATCCCCCCCGGCCAATGGGTGGATTCCAGCTCCGACGGCCTGGGGGGCCTGCGGATCCTGCACGACCATTGGCGGCCCTTCCTGGAGGACGACTACTCCACCCACCCCGCCTACCTCTTCTACCTTTGTGCCCTCTGGTTCAAGTTCATGCCCGCTACGGTGCATTCCCTCAGGCTCTTCTACGTCCTGCTGGCCCTGGTGCCCTTCCCCCTTATCTATTGGACCTTCCGCCAATGGGCGGGCCCCTTCACCGCCCTGGCCGGGCTCTTCCTCCTGGCGGTCATGCGCATGGACGCCTCCTATTCGCACATCGGCTACCCGGTGAACCACGTGGCCTTCTTCATCTTCGGCACCCTGGCCTTCTGGCTCCACGGTTTGAGGACCGGCAAGGCCTGGGCCTTCCCCCTGGCCGGGGCCTTCTTCGCCCTGGGCTTCTACACCTACCACGGTTACAAGGTCTTCGGCCTGATGGCGCCGTTGCTCTTGATCCTGGAAGCCCTGCGGGACCGGGACCTGCTGCGGCGCAATACCCGGGGGCTGGCCCTGGGGGCCGCGGTGGCCTTCCTCCTCCTGTCCCCCCTCCTCGTCCACTGGTTCTCCCAGGGCAGCGTGGGCCGCTACGAGATGGGCCTTTTCATCGGCCCCGAGATCGCCCGGGCGAAAAGCCTGGCACCCCTCTTCCACAACCTGGCGGCCTATGCCCTGCAGTTCAACCGCCGGGGGGACCCGGCCTCCTACGCCAACTTCCAGGGCCACCGGATGTTCGACGATGGCACGGCCGTCCTCTGGGTGCTGGGTTTCGGGATCGCCCTGCGGTCCTACCGGGAGCGCTGGGCCCTCGACGCCCTCTTGGCCTGCGCGGTGCTTTCGCTCAACGGCCTGCTGACCCTGGATCCCACCTCGGTGCGCCGGGTGCTGAGCCTCACCCCCTTCCTGGCCTACCTGGCCGCCCTGGCGGTGGCGACCTTCCGGCGTTCTTTCCCATCCCTTTCCCGGGAGGCGAAGGCTTTCGCGCTGGTGGCGGGCGCGCTGGCGCTGGGGGGGCAGAACTTCCACCAGTATTTCTTCTCCCTCGCCCAGGACCCCGTCTTCCGCAACGACTCGGACATCGCCCTGACCCGGGTGGGGCAAAGGATCGCCGCCGAGGGCGACCGGTACGACTTCTGCCTTTCCCCCCGCTTCTTCGCCCACCGAACCATCCAATTCCTCGACCAGGACCATCCGGAGGACTACGCCAAACTGGATTGGCCCGGCGGACTGGTCTTCCCCCCTTGCGCCCCGCAAAAGAACGGCGTTTGTTTCGTGATGGACGAAGGAAAGGCCGGATGGACCGCCCTGCTCAAGGCCCTCTACCCCAAGGCGCGGGTGGAGGAGGTGCGGGACGGGGAGGGACCGGTGCTGGCGACCTGGCTCACCGTCTCCCGGGAGGAACTGGCGGCGGTCCGGGGACTTTCCGAACGGACCCGCGGCGGCCGGGAACTGGTCCATCCCCGTTTCCCCGCCGACCTCTCCCCCCAAAGCGGGACCCGCCTTTTCCACGGATGCTTCTTCGCCGGGGCCGGGGGTTCCTACCGTTTCCAGGCCGGACCCGGATGCGCCGCCTCTTTCACCCTGGACGGACGGAAACTGCGCCCCGGGGAGGACGTTCGCCTCGACCGGGGTTTCCAGTCGATCGCGCTGGACCTGCGGGTGGAGCGCCGGAAAAAACCCCAGCTCTTCTTCCAACGGGACGGCGGGTCCTGGACGCCGCTCGACCAGGACCATTTGACCTGGTTCCCCCTGGACCGGGGCCTGCGGGCCGAATATGGGGAGCCGGGCGGGAGCCGGACCATCCAATGGGACCCGGTGGTCAACTTCACCTATAAGAGCGACTTCGCCGACCCGGGGGGGCTTTGCGCCTGGACGGGACGCCTGGAGGCGCCCGAGAAGGGACGCTATGCCTTCCTTCTTTTGAGCGAGAGCGGGGACGAAGCGCGCTTGAAGCTGGACGGGAAAGAGGTCCTCCCCGGCCAAGGGCCCGTGGAGGTTCCCCTGTCCCAGGGCTCCCATTCCCTGGACCTCGAACTGCGGATGGCCCCAGGTTATTTCTCGGCCCTCACCCTGGCCTGGAAAAGACCCGGCCAGGACAAGTTCGAAGTGATCCCCAACGCCTATTTCGGGAAGGTCGCGCCCTCCCGCTAA